Proteins from a single region of Candidatus Atribacteria bacterium ADurb.Bin276:
- a CDS encoding Methyl-viologen-reducing hydrogenase, delta subunit, which produces MQYPPNIRVIRVPCSGAINPLYIFKALREGADGVLVSGCHPGDCHYISGNYYARRKFYILKELLVWAGIEADRIHFSWVSASEGQKFSEVVTEVVNAVKPLGPSRKLVKEFSTDV; this is translated from the coding sequence ATGCAATATCCTCCTAATATTCGGGTGATTCGTGTTCCCTGTTCTGGAGCTATTAATCCTCTCTATATTTTTAAAGCTCTTCGGGAAGGAGCCGATGGGGTTCTGGTTTCCGGTTGTCATCCTGGTGATTGTCATTACATCAGTGGTAATTACTATGCCCGCCGTAAGTTTTACATTCTTAAGGAACTGCTGGTCTGGGCGGGAATCGAAGCTGATCGTATCCATTTTTCCTGGGTTTCAGCTTCTGAAGGACAAAAATTCTCCGAGGTGGTCACCGAGGTCGTCAATGCTGTCAAGCCACTCGGTCCCTCTCGAAAATTAGTAAAGGAGTTTTCAACCGATGTTTGA
- the ndhI gene encoding NAD(P)H-quinone oxidoreductase subunit I, chloroplastic, producing the protein MFESILIDLAKKLLREKTVDLIIGYGSTHYPFRTEPIVINQEEQADALVWNPFCGNNLARYLKYYKNTQHKIALMVKGCDSRAVQVLLKEDQIKRDRLYLIGLSCPGLVNREKLQKQFPQASPEDFEWKETGWFYRGEQIDPELFLEKTCLRCRYPNPPEYDQLIGKLQTTSPYQTYQKDYLDPIDNLSSEERWDRWSKEMRKCIRCYACRNSCPLCYCQECFADSTQPQWVSPAPTPSDNFLFHLVRTMHMAGRCVECGACERACPVSIPIAQLPLKVEAIIREQFQFEAGTDQESAAPLLTYRENDPGDFVK; encoded by the coding sequence ATGTTTGAAAGCATCCTCATAGATTTAGCCAAAAAATTACTCCGGGAAAAAACGGTTGATTTAATAATTGGTTATGGCTCCACTCATTATCCCTTTCGAACCGAACCTATCGTTATAAACCAAGAAGAGCAGGCTGATGCCTTGGTTTGGAATCCTTTTTGTGGAAATAACTTAGCCCGTTATTTGAAATATTATAAAAATACCCAGCATAAAATCGCTTTGATGGTCAAAGGTTGTGATTCACGGGCTGTTCAGGTTCTCCTAAAAGAGGATCAAATCAAAAGGGATCGACTTTATTTGATTGGGTTATCTTGCCCAGGTCTGGTCAATCGGGAAAAGCTTCAAAAGCAATTTCCTCAAGCTTCTCCTGAAGATTTCGAATGGAAAGAAACTGGTTGGTTCTACCGCGGCGAGCAAATTGACCCGGAATTGTTTCTTGAGAAAACCTGCCTTCGCTGTCGATATCCCAACCCTCCTGAATATGACCAGCTTATCGGTAAACTCCAAACAACCAGTCCTTATCAGACCTATCAAAAAGATTACTTAGATCCAATCGATAACCTTTCTTCAGAAGAACGGTGGGATCGGTGGTCGAAGGAAATGAGGAAATGTATTCGTTGTTATGCCTGTCGAAACTCTTGTCCTCTCTGTTACTGTCAGGAATGTTTTGCCGATAGTACTCAACCCCAATGGGTAAGTCCGGCTCCAACTCCTTCGGATAATTTCCTTTTCCATTTAGTTCGGACTATGCATATGGCTGGACGTTGTGTTGAATGTGGTGCTTGTGAAAGAGCCTGTCCGGTTTCCATTCCCATTGCCCAACTTCCACTTAAAGTTGAGGCGATCATTCGTGAACAATTTCAATTTGAAGCCGGAACCGATCAAGAGAGCGCTGCACCTTTGCTCACTTACCGGGAAAATGATCCCGGAGACTTTGTAAAGTGA
- the asrA gene encoding Anaerobic sulfite reductase subunit A, producing MKSGKITKNDLIQWLKIHQKNFLVTERVAHHQPELLCDQSKEIKNIKEALFLPWDKLFNYHWENQKWNVENIQPSASPRFLMALPCETRAIYEVLDRVFLQPSETESGYAARRQGLKMVIVGCVNPEPTCFCHLVGGNPYWSHPDALFILPFHDEYYLETNLPEQFDIMEKGTTLNKAEKEEIEVLRKQMEEKANQEKLPEDVPQGLYDLFEDQEWEDLSWKCLNCGACTFLCPTCQCFDMSAEGRLKGFQLKTWDSCMFPKFTLHASGHNPRPTFKERVRQRVLHKFSYFPLREEGLYGCVGCGKCIEICPVNWNIREAVERMVKKIGNRS from the coding sequence ATGAAATCCGGAAAAATTACCAAAAATGATCTCATTCAGTGGTTAAAAATCCATCAAAAAAACTTTTTAGTCACCGAAAGGGTAGCTCATCACCAACCTGAGCTTTTATGCGATCAATCAAAAGAAATAAAAAATATCAAAGAAGCCCTTTTTCTCCCCTGGGACAAGCTTTTCAATTATCATTGGGAAAATCAAAAATGGAACGTTGAGAATATCCAGCCATCAGCTTCACCCCGATTTCTGATGGCTCTTCCCTGTGAAACCCGAGCCATATATGAAGTTCTTGATCGAGTCTTTCTCCAACCATCGGAAACTGAAAGTGGATACGCGGCTCGTCGCCAAGGACTAAAAATGGTCATCGTAGGATGTGTGAATCCCGAGCCAACCTGTTTTTGTCATTTGGTAGGTGGAAATCCTTATTGGTCCCATCCTGATGCGCTCTTTATTCTTCCCTTTCACGATGAATATTATCTCGAAACCAACCTACCAGAGCAATTTGATATCATGGAAAAAGGAACCACACTGAATAAAGCTGAAAAGGAAGAAATCGAAGTTTTACGAAAACAGATGGAAGAGAAAGCCAATCAGGAGAAACTTCCTGAAGATGTCCCCCAAGGACTTTATGACCTCTTTGAAGACCAAGAATGGGAAGACTTGAGCTGGAAATGCTTGAATTGCGGAGCTTGCACTTTTCTGTGCCCAACCTGTCAATGCTTTGATATGAGTGCCGAGGGACGTTTGAAAGGTTTTCAACTCAAAACTTGGGATTCATGCATGTTTCCCAAGTTCACCCTTCATGCCTCGGGACATAATCCCCGACCTACCTTCAAAGAAAGAGTTCGACAGAGAGTACTCCATAAATTTTCCTATTTTCCTCTCCGGGAAGAAGGACTTTATGGATGTGTTGGATGTGGAAAATGCATCGAAATTTGCCCGGTGAATTGGAACATTCGGGAAGCTGTTGAAAGGATGGTAAAAAAAATTGGCAATCGATCTTGA
- the asrB gene encoding Anaerobic sulfite reductase subunit B translates to MAIDLENKNIYLPRLYQIMEIIPETSDIKTFRLDLEGENSSHLPGQFAELFVPGVGEAPISITSSPTQKGILEFSIKRTGLVTSAIHRLNPNDRLGIRGPYGNTFPLSDLTGQNLLFIAGGIGLAPLRSLINYVLDTEKRNHFKKVTILYGARSPQDLVFKWELKKWQNREDITFLLTVDRGDDQWKGTVGLVPNVLKENVQVNPLEWKSIICGPPIMIKFTIKALLEMGFQPPDIITTLEMRMKCGLGKCGRCNIGPYYVCKDGPVFTYQQLQNMPEEY, encoded by the coding sequence TTGGCAATCGATCTTGAAAACAAAAACATTTATCTTCCTCGTCTCTATCAAATCATGGAAATCATCCCGGAGACTTCCGACATCAAGACTTTTCGTCTCGACTTAGAAGGTGAAAATTCTTCCCATCTCCCTGGACAATTTGCTGAACTTTTTGTACCAGGGGTAGGAGAAGCCCCAATTTCCATCACTTCCTCTCCAACCCAAAAAGGGATACTGGAATTTAGCATTAAAAGAACTGGCTTAGTAACCTCTGCCATTCATCGTCTTAATCCCAACGATCGTTTGGGTATCCGTGGTCCTTACGGGAATACCTTTCCCCTTTCAGACCTCACCGGACAAAACCTACTCTTCATAGCCGGTGGTATCGGATTGGCACCGCTTCGTTCCTTAATAAACTACGTTTTAGATACCGAAAAACGAAATCATTTTAAAAAAGTAACCATTCTCTATGGAGCACGTTCACCACAGGATCTGGTTTTTAAATGGGAACTCAAAAAATGGCAAAATCGGGAAGACATTACCTTTTTACTCACCGTTGACCGAGGAGATGACCAATGGAAGGGTACAGTTGGCTTGGTTCCCAATGTACTTAAGGAAAACGTTCAGGTGAATCCATTAGAATGGAAGTCCATCATCTGTGGCCCTCCGATTATGATTAAATTTACCATCAAGGCGTTATTGGAAATGGGTTTCCAACCTCCTGATATTATTACCACACTGGAAATGAGAATGAAATGCGGATTGGGAAAATGTGGTCGATGCAATATCGGACCCTATTATGTTTGTAAAGATGGACCGGTTTTTACTTACCAGCAGCTCCAGAATATGCCGGAAGAGTACTGA
- the fgs gene encoding Folylpolyglutamate synthase, whose product MNFQESIQALYSLINYEKTDFSYTDLKLDRMREFMTLLEHPDTHSPVILVAGTKGKGSTCYYLERILASQQKKCGLYIKPHLLTFRERLRFNGEIIQPEELAQLVTDIFPVINHMEKYSLYGKPTYFEVSVALAFQYFKKRKADYSIMEVGLGGRLDATNVANPILTVITPISYDHTEILGETIPQIAQEKAGILRPYIPLILGLQEKKSAKTTIMQVVENLRVPVFPLEDYYTYRIRSRSANGSVFELLAKSGREGIFSLPLLGDQQVENFLTALLSAEHLGYLPSNQQLQNLLNEAVWPGRIQVIGSSPLTIFDVAHNQASFATLCHTLRDYLGIKKAVFLLGFLNGKDFPGIAEELFQMESRVILTTPFNPKAALPADIVHFFAPLIPHHEVINDPYQAWEKALQYATEFHLPLVVAGSFYLAKLLSDKLNVTLSKEEVEL is encoded by the coding sequence ATGAACTTCCAAGAAAGTATTCAAGCTCTCTACTCATTAATTAATTATGAAAAAACTGATTTTTCTTACACCGACCTCAAGCTCGATCGGATGAGAGAATTCATGACTCTCCTTGAACACCCCGATACCCATTCACCAGTGATATTGGTTGCTGGTACCAAAGGAAAGGGAAGCACCTGCTATTATTTGGAACGGATATTAGCTTCCCAACAGAAGAAATGCGGCTTGTATATTAAGCCACACCTTCTCACTTTTCGGGAACGCCTGCGGTTTAATGGAGAAATTATTCAACCTGAAGAACTTGCTCAGTTAGTAACCGATATTTTCCCAGTTATCAACCACATGGAAAAATATTCTCTTTATGGTAAGCCTACCTATTTCGAGGTTTCGGTTGCCTTGGCTTTCCAATATTTTAAAAAAAGAAAAGCTGATTATTCCATCATGGAGGTAGGGCTTGGAGGCCGTTTGGATGCAACCAATGTTGCCAATCCAATTCTCACCGTTATCACTCCGATAAGTTATGACCATACCGAAATATTAGGTGAAACCATTCCTCAAATTGCTCAAGAAAAAGCCGGTATTCTCCGTCCCTATATTCCTCTTATTTTAGGGCTTCAGGAAAAAAAATCCGCCAAGACCACTATAATGCAAGTTGTTGAAAATCTGCGGGTTCCAGTATTTCCTCTTGAAGATTATTACACCTACCGAATTCGCAGCCGAAGCGCAAATGGATCGGTTTTTGAACTGCTAGCAAAATCTGGCCGAGAGGGAATTTTTTCCTTACCGTTGTTAGGTGATCAACAGGTTGAAAATTTTCTTACTGCTTTGCTCAGCGCGGAACATTTAGGATATTTACCATCCAATCAGCAGCTCCAAAACCTTCTCAATGAAGCAGTTTGGCCGGGACGAATTCAAGTTATAGGTTCATCACCCTTAACCATTTTCGACGTGGCTCACAATCAGGCATCTTTTGCCACTTTGTGTCATACTCTGAGAGATTATTTGGGGATAAAAAAAGCCGTCTTTCTCTTAGGTTTTTTAAATGGAAAGGACTTTCCGGGAATTGCTGAAGAACTCTTTCAAATGGAATCCCGAGTGATCTTAACCACACCCTTTAATCCGAAAGCCGCCCTCCCAGCCGATATTGTTCATTTCTTTGCACCTCTTATTCCTCATCATGAAGTGATCAATGACCCCTACCAGGCTTGGGAGAAAGCTCTTCAATACGCAACTGAATTCCACTTGCCCTTAGTGGTAGCTGGATCATTTTACTTAGCAAAATTATTAAGTGATAAACTCAACGTAACCCTTTCGAAAGAGGAGGTGGAGTTATGA
- the acsE gene encoding 5-methyltetrahydrofolate:corrinoid/iron-sulfur protein co-methyltransferase → MIIVAERINATRKAIREALEKKDQEFFIQEAQKQEKAGAAFIDVNAGTEATKEVADLKWLVESIQDAVEIPLCLDSANDQALEEALTVYNKKEVMINSFTAEENRIKALLPIVKKYDALVVGLAMGEGGIPQSVEERMKLVETLVKAVDEYSIPREHLFIDPLVVPIGTDQNQGKLFLETLQAIPQTYPGVRTVCGLSNISFGMPNRRLINRSFLALSIGFGLHAAIIDPLDDKLMGILFASEALMGRDEYCMNYLTAFRAGRLNE, encoded by the coding sequence ATGATTATAGTCGCCGAACGAATCAATGCCACCCGGAAAGCCATCCGGGAAGCACTGGAGAAAAAAGATCAGGAATTTTTTATTCAAGAAGCTCAAAAACAGGAAAAGGCTGGTGCAGCTTTTATTGATGTCAATGCCGGCACCGAAGCCACCAAGGAAGTTGCTGATCTGAAATGGTTGGTCGAGTCTATTCAAGATGCGGTTGAAATTCCGCTATGCTTAGATTCTGCCAATGATCAAGCTTTAGAGGAAGCCCTCACCGTCTATAACAAAAAAGAGGTGATGATTAATTCATTTACCGCTGAGGAAAATCGAATCAAAGCCTTGCTTCCAATTGTGAAAAAATACGATGCTTTGGTGGTCGGGTTGGCGATGGGGGAGGGAGGAATCCCGCAATCGGTTGAAGAGCGAATGAAATTAGTAGAGACTTTAGTCAAAGCTGTTGATGAATATTCTATTCCTCGAGAGCATCTTTTTATTGACCCGCTGGTAGTGCCCATCGGTACCGATCAAAACCAAGGGAAATTGTTTTTAGAAACCCTCCAGGCAATTCCACAAACCTATCCTGGTGTGAGAACCGTCTGTGGTCTCAGTAATATTTCCTTTGGAATGCCCAATCGTCGACTCATTAATCGGTCCTTTTTAGCATTGAGTATAGGTTTTGGCCTTCACGCCGCCATTATTGATCCTCTGGATGACAAGCTCATGGGAATTCTTTTTGCCAGTGAAGCCTTGATGGGTCGGGATGAATACTGCATGAATTATCTCACTGCTTTTCGAGCTGGCCGTTTAAACGAGTAA
- a CDS encoding phosphoribosylformylglycinamidine synthase subunit PurS, translated as MKFRGKIVITLKPGVFDPQGVTIKSALHSLGYQETDEVKTGKYFEINLDSSNLDTAQKRLEEMCDQLLANPVIENFHFTVEPSEN; from the coding sequence ATGAAGTTCAGAGGGAAAATTGTCATTACCTTGAAACCAGGGGTTTTTGATCCACAAGGAGTAACCATTAAAAGCGCACTCCATTCCCTTGGATACCAAGAAACTGATGAGGTTAAAACTGGGAAATATTTCGAAATCAACCTTGATTCAAGCAACCTGGATACTGCTCAAAAACGTTTGGAAGAGATGTGTGACCAATTGCTGGCTAACCCGGTAATTGAAAATTTTCACTTCACCGTCGAACCCTCTGAAAACTAA
- the purQ gene encoding Phosphoribosylformylglycinamidine synthase 1, translated as MKFGIVVFPGSNCDYDCQHVLSVVLSQETEMLWHESHDLKECDCIVLPGGFSYGDYLRTGAVARFSPVMESIRNFIEEGGLVVGICNGFQILVESQLLPGALLPNQKGHFICRHVHLRVENTDTPFTRLFYPGEVISIPIAHHQGNYFIPHSSLSNLQKNRQIIFRYCDIDGQINHATNPNGSIDSIAGIISSSQNVLGMMPHPERSSEAVLGSQDGKRIFLSIIQWWEEKHHAK; from the coding sequence ATGAAATTTGGTATAGTCGTTTTCCCTGGTTCTAATTGCGATTATGATTGTCAACACGTTCTTTCCGTGGTTCTCAGCCAAGAAACAGAAATGCTATGGCATGAAAGCCATGACCTTAAGGAGTGCGATTGTATTGTCCTTCCTGGAGGGTTTAGCTATGGAGATTACTTGCGTACTGGTGCTGTCGCCCGTTTTTCACCGGTCATGGAATCAATTCGGAATTTTATCGAAGAGGGAGGATTAGTCGTCGGGATCTGTAATGGATTTCAAATCTTAGTCGAAAGTCAACTCCTTCCAGGTGCCTTGCTTCCCAACCAGAAGGGACATTTCATATGTCGTCATGTTCACCTGCGAGTTGAAAATACCGATACGCCTTTTACCCGGCTCTTTTACCCGGGAGAAGTCATCTCAATTCCTATCGCTCATCATCAGGGAAATTACTTTATTCCTCATTCTTCTTTATCCAATCTTCAAAAAAATCGTCAAATCATTTTTCGTTATTGTGATATTGACGGTCAAATCAATCATGCAACCAACCCGAATGGATCGATTGACTCAATTGCCGGGATAATTTCTTCTTCCCAAAATGTTCTGGGAATGATGCCACATCCCGAAAGGTCATCAGAAGCAGTATTGGGTTCTCAGGACGGAAAAAGAATATTTCTCTCGATTATCCAATGGTGGGAGGAAAAACATCATGCAAAATAA
- the purL gene encoding Phosphoribosylformylglycinamidine synthase 2, with product MQNNEQIQVARELGLRDEEYQRILDILQRPPTPTELAMFSVEWSEHCGYPHSRRWFELFPREGKFPVLVGEDAGGIVYQGQAVVFKMESHNHPSQVEPRQGAATGIGGIIRDIFGSGARPIACLDSLHFGPLDNARSNFIFKGVVDGIAFYGNCVGVPTVAGELYFHPSYQGNCLVNVMSIGIASQDRLAKSWAKGKGNLIIYAGNRTGRDGIGGCSILASQEFSEQDEKRPSVQIGDPFTEKCLIEATMEALATGFLVGIKDMGAAGLTCSSSEMAAAGKSGVKIYLDRIPVREEAMEPWEIMMSESQERMLLCVKRGYEDSVLQIFHKWGLEAVVVGEVVDGDNITIEFNGKMVADIPAQELTKPPVYTPPAEKPAYLERINHYDWNDLPLPNNWNEILLKLMASPNLCSRHSVFEQYDHMVQINTSMLPGTGTVILRVKNLPWGIAVTTDCNPVFCYLDPYRGSQIAVAEAARNLAACGAQPAGITDCLNFGNPQKPDRYWQFIEAIKGISDACKFFDLPVVSGNVSFYNESPTGPIHPTPTIGMIGIIEDVQKAVNAAFKDFDDVIVLLGETRNEIGGSEYLRVIHQQEFGPAPQIDLSAEKNLQEFLIDAVRQGLVQSSSDLSEGGLACALGEGCICGQEKKGCLIDIGNLPNIRLDALLFGESCGRALITCKPENFATLEKMARMKTIPFFVIGKVTRESLNIYNNQQSLISVSIEDLWKAWYHTL from the coding sequence ATGCAAAATAACGAACAAATCCAGGTAGCCCGTGAGTTAGGGCTCCGCGACGAAGAATACCAAAGGATACTTGACATATTGCAAAGACCACCAACTCCAACGGAACTGGCCATGTTTTCCGTCGAATGGTCAGAACACTGTGGCTACCCGCATTCTCGCCGTTGGTTTGAACTCTTCCCACGGGAAGGAAAATTTCCGGTTCTGGTCGGTGAAGATGCCGGAGGTATTGTTTATCAAGGACAGGCAGTGGTATTTAAGATGGAAAGTCATAATCATCCCTCCCAGGTCGAGCCCCGCCAAGGAGCAGCTACTGGTATTGGAGGAATCATTCGTGATATTTTTGGGAGCGGTGCACGCCCCATAGCTTGCCTTGATTCTCTCCATTTCGGTCCTTTAGATAACGCTCGTTCAAATTTTATTTTTAAAGGTGTAGTAGACGGAATTGCTTTTTATGGGAATTGCGTTGGTGTTCCAACCGTAGCTGGCGAACTATATTTTCATCCTTCTTATCAGGGCAACTGCCTAGTTAACGTCATGAGTATTGGAATAGCCTCACAAGATCGATTGGCAAAATCCTGGGCCAAAGGGAAGGGAAATCTTATTATCTATGCTGGGAACCGAACCGGACGGGATGGTATAGGAGGGTGTAGTATTTTAGCTTCTCAGGAATTCAGCGAACAAGACGAGAAACGCCCCAGCGTACAAATTGGTGATCCCTTTACTGAAAAATGCCTGATTGAAGCAACTATGGAAGCTCTTGCCACTGGATTCTTAGTTGGAATCAAGGATATGGGTGCCGCTGGTTTGACTTGCTCTTCCAGTGAAATGGCTGCTGCCGGTAAAAGTGGGGTTAAAATCTATCTGGATCGTATTCCGGTTCGTGAAGAAGCCATGGAACCCTGGGAAATCATGATGTCTGAGTCTCAAGAACGCATGCTTCTCTGTGTAAAAAGAGGTTACGAGGATTCAGTGCTTCAAATTTTTCATAAATGGGGCTTGGAAGCGGTGGTCGTAGGAGAGGTAGTCGATGGAGACAATATCACCATTGAGTTCAATGGGAAGATGGTTGCTGATATTCCCGCTCAAGAATTAACTAAACCACCGGTTTATACTCCCCCCGCCGAAAAGCCAGCTTATCTTGAAAGGATAAATCATTATGACTGGAATGATCTTCCTCTGCCCAATAATTGGAACGAAATATTACTCAAATTAATGGCTTCTCCCAACCTCTGTTCTCGTCATTCGGTTTTTGAACAATACGATCACATGGTTCAAATTAATACCTCAATGCTGCCTGGAACTGGAACGGTTATCCTCCGTGTTAAAAATCTTCCTTGGGGGATTGCTGTTACCACTGATTGTAATCCAGTATTTTGCTACCTCGATCCTTATCGGGGCTCGCAAATTGCTGTTGCTGAAGCGGCTCGTAACTTGGCTGCTTGTGGAGCTCAACCAGCCGGTATAACCGATTGTTTGAATTTTGGGAATCCGCAGAAGCCCGATCGTTATTGGCAATTTATTGAGGCAATTAAGGGAATAAGCGATGCCTGCAAATTTTTTGACCTTCCGGTTGTGAGCGGCAATGTTTCTTTTTACAATGAAAGTCCAACTGGTCCTATCCATCCCACTCCAACCATCGGCATGATTGGTATTATCGAAGACGTTCAAAAAGCGGTAAATGCAGCCTTTAAAGATTTTGATGACGTGATCGTTTTATTGGGTGAAACCCGCAATGAAATAGGCGGGAGTGAATATTTACGTGTGATTCACCAGCAAGAATTTGGACCGGCTCCACAAATTGATTTATCGGCTGAAAAAAATCTTCAAGAATTTTTAATCGATGCAGTTCGACAAGGGTTAGTTCAATCATCTTCTGATCTAAGCGAAGGCGGATTGGCTTGTGCTCTCGGCGAAGGGTGCATCTGTGGTCAGGAGAAGAAAGGATGCCTGATTGACATCGGAAATTTACCCAATATCCGCTTGGATGCTCTTTTGTTTGGAGAAAGCTGTGGGCGAGCTCTAATTACCTGTAAACCGGAAAATTTTGCTACACTGGAAAAGATGGCTCGGATGAAAACTATTCCCTTTTTTGTTATTGGCAAAGTTACCAGGGAAAGCCTAAACATTTATAATAATCAGCAATCACTGATTTCAGTTTCTATAGAGGATTTGTGGAAAGCCTGGTACCATACTTTGTAG